The Streptomyces sp. NBC_00775 genome includes the window AACTCGGGGGAGTCAAGGCGCGCCTTCCAGTTCTTGTCGAACCAGGTGCCGCCGAAGGTGTTCACGACGGTGGTGAGCGGTGCCATGAGTTCGCCCCAGCCCGGCAGGCCGCGCAGGCAGATGCCCCGCATGTCGGACTCGGCGCCGTCGACCTCGGCGGCGAGCTCGCCCACCTGCTCCCAGGTGGGATGCGCGGGCATCGTCAGGCCCTTCTTGGCGAACACGTCCTTGCGGTACATCAGGAAGGACGATTCGCCGTAGAAGGGCTGCCCGTAGAGCTTCCCGTCGTCGGCCGTCAGGGACTGCCGCATGGGGGTGAGGATGTCCTGCTCGTCGTACCCGCTGTCCTGGCGTACGTACGAGTCCATCTCGTGCAGCCAGCCGTTCCTGGCGTAGATCGGTATCTCGTAGTTGGACAGTGTGGCGACGTCGTACTGGCCCGCCTGGTTGGCGAAGTCCTGGCTGATCTTGTCGCGGACGTCGTTCTCCGGCAGGACGGTGAAGTTCACCTTGATGCCGGTCTCTTTGGTGAAGTGGGCCTTGGTGAGCTTCTGCAACTCCACCATCTGGGGGTTGTTGACCATCAGGACGTTGATGGAGTTGCCTCCGGAGCCCGCGCCGCCCGCTCCGGTCCAGCATCCGGAGAGCAGCGGGGTGAGCAGCGTCCCTGCGGCGGCCGCGGCGAGCAGTGCGCGCGGCCTCCGTCGGCTCGGGGTTCGCATGGATCACTCCTGGACGTATGGGGAGAAATAGGGGTGTGTTGGGGCGTGGGGGTGCCCTACGGAGTACGTGAGTTGGGTTTCCGGACGCTATGGAACCGGACGCTATGGAAGTGGTGGGTTGGGTTGTCAGACTCGGATGACCTGCGGGCCCTGGAGTGAGTAGCGGTGTGCCTCGGACGCCGGGAGCAGCGTGCTCGTGACGATCGCCTCCAGGGAGCTGATGTCGGCGAAACGGCAGAAGCTGACCGCGCCGAACTTGGTGTGCACGCCCGCGAAGACCGTGCGCCGGGAGGCCCGGATCGCCTGTGCCTTGACCTCGCTGACCGCCGGGTCGGGGGTGGTGAGGCCGTGTTCGCGGGAGATGCCGTTGGCGCCGATGTACGCCAGGTCGATGACGAAGCCGGCGAGCATCTTCGTCGTCCAGTGGTCCACGGTCGCGAGCGTGCCGGGGCGGACCCGGCCGCCGAGCAGCAGGACGCTGGTGTGGTCGGCCTCGGCGAGCGCGCCCGCCGTGGCCAGGGACGCGGTGACCACGGTCAGCGGGCGGTCCCTGGGCAGTGCCTCGGCGATGAGCTGGGGAGTGAACCCCTCGTCGACGAAGACCGTCTCGGCGTCCCCGAGCAGCTCGGCGGCCGCGGCGGCGATCCGGCGCTTCTCGGGCACATGGCTCGTGGTGCGGAAGGCGAGCGTCGTCTCGAAGCCGGCGCTCTCCACGGGATAGGCGCCGCCGTGCGTGCGGCGCACCAGACCGTGGTCCTCCAGGGTGCGCAGATCGCGCCGTACGGTCTCCTTCGCGACGCCCAGCTCGGCGGCGAGCACGGTGACGTCGACCGATCCCGTGCGGCGCGCGGCCCGGACGATCTCGCGCTGTCGTTCCTCCGCCGTCATCGCCGTCATGGTCGTCACCTGCTCCCTCGCGCTCCGTCGCGCACTGCCCGTTCGGGCCCTGTGCGGCCCTTGAGGGAAGTTCTACAGCGGGTATCGGCCACTGACCAGGCCTGTTGCGTGCCCGATGGTGCCCGGCTGTGCCCGTTTCGCGGTGCGGGTGCCCGCGGCGGACCTGGGGCGGAGTCGAGGGGGAGGTGGGATCGGGCAGGGTTCGTGCCCGAACACGGGAGCGGGCGGGCCCGTTCGGTGCCCGCCCGCCGTGTTTTCCGGTTCTCGCCGCGCTGTCAGTACGGCCAGATCGGCGGGTGCGTCGTGAAGTGGCCGCCCAGGTGGGCGTGGTCCGGGTTGTCGGGGTCGAGCTCGCCCTGCTCGGCGATGAGCTTCTCGGCGTACGGCTCGGAGTCGTCCCGCGGCTCGTAGCCCAGCGCCCGCGCGGTCGACAGGTCCCACCACAGGCGGGTGTTGGCGGACGAGCCGTAGACGACCGTGTGCCGTACGTCCTCGGCGGTCAGTGCCGCGTGGAAGAGGCGCGCGCCGTCCTCCGGGCTCATCCAGACCGAGAGCATGCGCACGCTGGTGGGCTCCGCGAAACAGGAGCCGATGCGGACCGAGACCGTCTCCAGGCCGTACTTGTCCCAGTAGAGCTGGGCCAGGTCCTCGCCGAAGGACTTGGACAGACCGTAGAAGGTGTCCGGGCGGTGCGGGGTGTCGATGGGGATCAGGTCGCTGTCGCCGAAGGGAGCCTCTCCCCGCGGGCGCGGGGTGAAGCCCACCGCGTGGTTGGAGGAGGCGAAGACGATCCGCCGTACGCCTTCCTCGCGCGCGGCCTCGTACAGGTTGTACGTCCCCTCGATGTTCGCCTTGACGATCTTGTCGAAGGACGCTTCCAGGGAGATGCCGGCGAGGTGGATGATCGCGTCGACGCCTCGTACCGCTTCGCGCAGCGCCGCCCGGTCGGAGAGATCGGCGGTGATCGCGTCCGGCTCGCCCTCGATGGGCAGCAGGTCGAGGAGGCGCAGCTCGTAGCCGTACTTCGGCAGCAGCCCCCGCATCAGGGTGCCGAGTCCGCCGGCGGCGCCGGTGAGCAGAACGGTGCGGGGAGCGGGCATGCGGGTGTCTCTCCTCGGTGCGGGGCGATGTGTCATGTCGTGCCGCGTCGGGTGGCCGTAGTGGACGTATTCATGTACGGCATTCACATCCATGGACACGCTAAGGAGCGGTGACCTGCCGCGTCAAGTGTCGCGCGGAGGTGGTGAATCCGCTGCCGTGTTGCGAGTTTGTGTGCTTGACCGGCCCCAAGGTCGCGTCTTAGCGTGGTCGCGTTCAGAAATATAGACGTGGATCAGAAACGTGCACCGCTGAGCACCGTTTTAGGGAGAGCCCGTGACCTCAGCCCCTCTCGCCGCTCGACTGAGTATCCCCAGCGGTCCGTTGTTCTTCCCTGTCACCGCGTACGGCCCCGACGGCTCCGTCGACCTCGACGTCTACCGGGAGCATGTGCGGCGCGGAGTCGAGGCGGGCGCCGCGGCCGTCTTCGCGTGCTGCGGGACCGGCGAGTTCCACGCGCTCACGCCCGAGGAGTTCGAGGCGTGTGTGCGGGTGGCCGTGGAGGCGGCGGCGGGGCGGGTGCCGGTCGTCGCGGGGGCGGGGTACGGGACCGCGCTCGCCGTGCGGTACGCGCGGCTCGCGGAGGATGCCGGGGCCGACGGGCTGCTCGCCATGCCGCCGTATCTCGTCGTGGCCGGACAGGAGGGGCTGCTGCGGCACTACCGGGAGGTCGCCGCGGCCACCTCACTGGACGTCATCGTCTATCAGCGCGACAACGCCGTGTTCACGCCCGAGACCGTGGTCGAACTGGCCCGGAGCGAGGGAATCATCGGGTTCAAGGACGGGGTCGGTGACCTTGACCTGATGCAGCGGATCGTGAGCGCGGTGCGGAGTGAGGTCCCGGGAGATTTCCTGTACTTCAACGGGCTGCCGACGGCGGAACTGACCGGGCTCGCGTACCGGGGTATCGGGATCACGCTGTACTCGTCCGCCGTGTTCTGCTTCGCCCCGGAGATCGCGCTGGCCTTTCACGCGGCGCTCAACGCCGGGGACGACGATGTGGTGAACCGGCTGCTCGACGGCTTCTACCGGCCGTTCGTCGATCTGCGGGCGCAGGGGCGTGGGTACGCCGTCTCGCTCGTCAAGGCGGGGGTGCGGTTGCGGGGGCTGGACGTGGGGGAGGTGCGGCCGCCGTTGCACGAGCCGGCCGAGGACCATGTCAAACAGCTCGCGCAGTTGATCGAGCGTGGGTACGCCTTGCTTGAGGAGGGTGTGTGAAGACGTCCGCGTTCTTGTACCCGTGGGATGTCAACGGGGATCCGGAGGCCGCCTCCCGGATCGCCGGGCTCGGGATACGGCAGGTGACGCTCGCGTCCGCGTACCACTCGACGCGGGCGTTGACGCCGCGGCACCCTCGGCATCGGATCGTCACCGCCGAGCACGCGGCCGTGCTC containing:
- a CDS encoding ABC transporter substrate-binding protein yields the protein MRTPSRRRPRALLAAAAAGTLLTPLLSGCWTGAGGAGSGGNSINVLMVNNPQMVELQKLTKAHFTKETGIKVNFTVLPENDVRDKISQDFANQAGQYDVATLSNYEIPIYARNGWLHEMDSYVRQDSGYDEQDILTPMRQSLTADDGKLYGQPFYGESSFLMYRKDVFAKKGLTMPAHPTWEQVGELAAEVDGAESDMRGICLRGLPGWGELMAPLTTVVNTFGGTWFDKNWKARLDSPEFEKATKFYVDLVRRHGESGAAQSGFAECLNNMTQGKTAMWYDATSAAGLLEAADSPVKGKLGYVPAPVEKTKSSGWLYTWAWGLQKASHNSDKAWKFISWASSKQYEQLVGDTTGWSNVPAGKRASTYTNAAYRKEAAAFQDMTREAIEGARPRDPGVQPRPAPGIQFVGIPEFTDLGTKVSQEISAAIAGRQSVDSALRKSQKLAEKISKEYEGR
- a CDS encoding DeoR/GlpR family DNA-binding transcription regulator, yielding MTAMTAEERQREIVRAARRTGSVDVTVLAAELGVAKETVRRDLRTLEDHGLVRRTHGGAYPVESAGFETTLAFRTTSHVPEKRRIAAAAAELLGDAETVFVDEGFTPQLIAEALPRDRPLTVVTASLATAGALAEADHTSVLLLGGRVRPGTLATVDHWTTKMLAGFVIDLAYIGANGISREHGLTTPDPAVSEVKAQAIRASRRTVFAGVHTKFGAVSFCRFADISSLEAIVTSTLLPASEAHRYSLQGPQVIRV
- a CDS encoding NAD-dependent epimerase/dehydratase family protein, with the translated sequence MPAPRTVLLTGAAGGLGTLMRGLLPKYGYELRLLDLLPIEGEPDAITADLSDRAALREAVRGVDAIIHLAGISLEASFDKIVKANIEGTYNLYEAAREEGVRRIVFASSNHAVGFTPRPRGEAPFGDSDLIPIDTPHRPDTFYGLSKSFGEDLAQLYWDKYGLETVSVRIGSCFAEPTSVRMLSVWMSPEDGARLFHAALTAEDVRHTVVYGSSANTRLWWDLSTARALGYEPRDDSEPYAEKLIAEQGELDPDNPDHAHLGGHFTTHPPIWPY
- a CDS encoding 5-dehydro-4-deoxyglucarate dehydratase; its protein translation is MTSAPLAARLSIPSGPLFFPVTAYGPDGSVDLDVYREHVRRGVEAGAAAVFACCGTGEFHALTPEEFEACVRVAVEAAAGRVPVVAGAGYGTALAVRYARLAEDAGADGLLAMPPYLVVAGQEGLLRHYREVAAATSLDVIVYQRDNAVFTPETVVELARSEGIIGFKDGVGDLDLMQRIVSAVRSEVPGDFLYFNGLPTAELTGLAYRGIGITLYSSAVFCFAPEIALAFHAALNAGDDDVVNRLLDGFYRPFVDLRAQGRGYAVSLVKAGVRLRGLDVGEVRPPLHEPAEDHVKQLAQLIERGYALLEEGV